From a single Hymenobacter sp. YIM 151500-1 genomic region:
- a CDS encoding phospho-sugar mutase produces MPLSADLHTKVSSWLTEHYDADTQAEIRQLLAENQDDFLSDAFYRNLEFGTGGLRGIMGVGSNRMNRYTLGMATQGLCNYLLRQFPGEEIKVAVAHDSRNNSREFARIAAGIFSANGITVYLFSELRPTPELSFAIRHLGCHSGCVVTASHNPKEYNGFKVYWNDGAQVVAPHDKNIIREVEAIASVQEVKFQADESRIRLIGAEVDAAYLAQVKALSINPAAIQRQHELRIVYTPLHGTGITLVPRALAQLGFTTVHVLDDQATPDGNFPTVLSPNPEEKVAMQLALDKARELDADLVLATDPDADRVGIAVKDNRGEWVLVNGNQTAALLTHYLLSARHQAGRMTEQDYIVYTIVTSDVLGDIAHAHGVKAYQTLTGFKYIAGIIRELEGEQTYIGGGEESYGYMIGDFVRDKDAVSACAMLAEMAAVAKDQGRTLYQEMVQMYLTYGFYKEHLISLTKKGQRGAEEIQEMMRELRAAPPATIAGLPVVELRDYQTGRIRDLRTGLETETGLESSNVLQFILEDGSKISARPSGTEPKIKFYFSVRQPLKSAVDFDLANRLADEKIARIIEDMQLK; encoded by the coding sequence ATGCCACTTTCCGCCGACCTTCACACCAAAGTCTCTTCCTGGCTCACTGAGCACTACGACGCCGACACCCAGGCCGAAATCCGGCAGCTGCTGGCCGAGAATCAGGACGATTTTCTGTCCGATGCCTTTTACCGCAACCTGGAGTTTGGTACCGGCGGGCTGCGCGGCATCATGGGCGTGGGCTCCAACCGCATGAACCGCTACACCCTGGGCATGGCCACCCAGGGCCTGTGCAACTACCTGCTGCGGCAGTTTCCGGGCGAGGAAATCAAGGTGGCCGTGGCCCACGACTCGCGCAACAACAGCCGGGAGTTTGCCCGCATTGCGGCCGGCATCTTCTCGGCTAACGGCATTACGGTGTACCTGTTTAGCGAGCTGCGCCCCACGCCGGAGCTGTCGTTTGCCATCCGCCACCTGGGCTGCCACAGCGGCTGCGTGGTGACGGCCTCGCACAACCCCAAGGAGTACAACGGCTTCAAGGTGTACTGGAACGATGGTGCCCAGGTGGTAGCGCCCCACGACAAGAACATCATCCGGGAGGTCGAGGCCATTGCCTCGGTGCAGGAAGTGAAGTTTCAGGCCGACGAGTCGCGCATCCGGCTCATTGGGGCCGAGGTGGACGCCGCTTATCTGGCCCAGGTAAAGGCGTTGAGCATTAACCCCGCCGCCATCCAGCGCCAGCACGAGTTGCGCATCGTGTACACGCCCCTGCACGGCACGGGCATTACGCTGGTGCCGCGGGCCCTGGCTCAGCTGGGCTTCACCACCGTGCACGTGCTGGACGACCAGGCCACTCCGGACGGTAACTTCCCCACGGTACTCTCGCCCAACCCCGAGGAGAAAGTAGCCATGCAGCTGGCCCTGGACAAAGCCCGCGAGCTGGACGCCGACCTGGTGCTGGCTACCGACCCCGATGCCGACCGCGTGGGCATAGCCGTAAAAGACAACCGCGGCGAGTGGGTGCTGGTGAACGGCAACCAGACCGCCGCCCTGCTCACGCACTACCTGCTTTCGGCCCGGCACCAGGCCGGCCGCATGACCGAGCAGGACTACATCGTATACACCATCGTGACCAGCGACGTGCTGGGCGACATTGCCCATGCCCACGGCGTCAAGGCCTACCAAACCCTGACCGGCTTCAAGTACATTGCCGGCATCATCCGGGAGCTGGAAGGCGAGCAGACCTACATCGGGGGCGGGGAGGAAAGCTACGGCTACATGATTGGCGACTTCGTGCGCGACAAAGATGCCGTGTCGGCCTGCGCCATGCTGGCCGAAATGGCGGCCGTGGCCAAAGACCAGGGCCGCACCCTGTACCAGGAAATGGTGCAGATGTATCTGACCTACGGCTTCTACAAGGAGCACCTGATTTCGTTGACCAAGAAAGGCCAGCGCGGGGCCGAGGAAATCCAGGAAATGATGCGGGAGCTGCGTGCCGCGCCGCCCGCCACCATTGCCGGCCTGCCCGTGGTGGAGCTGCGCGACTACCAAACCGGCCGCATCCGCGACCTGCGCACGGGCCTCGAAACCGAAACCGGCCTGGAAAGCTCCAACGTGCTGCAGTTCATTCTGGAAGACGGCAGCAAAATCTCGGCCCGCCCCTCCGGCACCGAGCCCAAAATCAAGTTCTACTTCAGCGTGCGGCAGCCCCTGAAGTCGGCCGTTGACTTCGACCTGGCTAACCGCCTGGCCGACGAGAAAATTGCCCGCATCATCGAAGACATGCAGCTGAAGTAA
- the hppD gene encoding 4-hydroxyphenylpyruvate dioxygenase translates to METMTSPAVQAHPAQDFLPLNGTDFLEFYVGNAKQSAYFYQAAFGFELVAYAGPETGVRDRASYVLQQNKIRLVLTTSLLSDSDITRHVAQHGDGVKVMALWVDNARRSFEETTRRGARPAFEPYTLEDEHGTVTLAGIYTYGETIHTFVERHNYRGPFLPGFVARTSNVPQGQPVGLQYVDHCVGNVGWGEMNQWVKFYEDVMGFKLLITFDDDDISTEYSALMSKVVSNGNGFVKFPINEPAEGKKKSQIEEYLDFYHGPGVQHMALITHDIRSTVTELRRRGVEFLQVPNTYYDDLLDRVGHIDEDLDSLRALNLLVDRDEEGYLLQIFTKPVEDRPTVFYEIIQRKGAKSFGKGNFKALFEAIEREQALRGNL, encoded by the coding sequence ATGGAAACCATGACCTCGCCGGCCGTGCAGGCCCATCCCGCCCAGGACTTCCTGCCCCTCAACGGTACCGATTTCCTCGAATTCTACGTCGGCAACGCCAAGCAGTCGGCCTACTTCTACCAGGCCGCGTTCGGCTTCGAGCTGGTAGCCTACGCCGGCCCCGAAACCGGGGTGCGCGACCGGGCTTCCTACGTGCTTCAGCAAAACAAAATCCGCCTGGTGCTCACCACCTCCCTGCTGTCCGACTCCGACATTACCCGCCACGTGGCCCAGCACGGCGACGGCGTGAAGGTAATGGCCCTGTGGGTGGACAATGCCCGCCGCTCCTTCGAGGAAACTACCCGGCGCGGCGCCCGGCCGGCCTTTGAGCCGTATACCCTGGAAGATGAGCACGGCACCGTAACGCTGGCCGGCATCTACACTTACGGCGAAACCATCCACACCTTCGTGGAGCGCCACAACTACCGCGGCCCCTTCCTGCCCGGCTTCGTGGCCCGCACCAGCAACGTGCCCCAGGGCCAGCCGGTGGGCTTGCAGTACGTGGACCACTGCGTGGGCAACGTGGGCTGGGGCGAGATGAACCAGTGGGTGAAGTTCTACGAGGACGTTATGGGCTTCAAGCTGCTGATTACCTTCGATGACGACGACATCAGTACCGAATACTCGGCCCTGATGAGCAAGGTGGTCAGCAACGGCAACGGCTTCGTGAAGTTCCCCATCAACGAGCCGGCCGAGGGCAAAAAGAAAAGCCAGATTGAGGAGTACCTCGACTTCTACCACGGCCCCGGCGTGCAGCACATGGCCCTCATCACCCACGACATCCGCAGCACCGTCACGGAGCTGCGCCGCCGCGGCGTGGAGTTTCTGCAAGTGCCCAACACCTACTACGACGACCTGCTGGACCGCGTGGGCCACATCGACGAAGACCTCGATTCCCTGCGCGCCCTCAACCTGCTCGTGGACCGCGACGAGGAAGGCTACCTGCTCCAGATTTTCACCAAGCCCGTGGAAGACCGTCCCACCGTGTTCTACGAAATCATCCAGCGCAAAGGCGCCAAGAGCTTCGGCAAAGGCAACTTCAAAGCTCTCTTTGAAGCCATTGAGCGGGAACAGGCCCTGCGCGGCAATCTGTAG
- a CDS encoding DUF952 domain-containing protein: MKPLYRIAEPADWAQAQHTGFFTSQDLATEGFLHSSERHQVLETARRYYAGRRGLLLLEWDEAALEAAGIKVKREWVESRQQHFAHVFGPVPLAAVQRVWPFGADAAGEFHLPPELG, encoded by the coding sequence TTGAAACCGCTCTACCGCATTGCCGAACCCGCCGACTGGGCCCAGGCCCAGCATACCGGCTTTTTCACTAGCCAGGACTTGGCCACCGAAGGCTTCCTGCACAGCTCGGAGCGGCACCAAGTGCTCGAAACGGCCCGCCGCTACTACGCCGGCCGCCGCGGCTTGCTGCTGCTGGAATGGGACGAGGCCGCACTGGAAGCTGCTGGTATAAAGGTGAAGCGGGAGTGGGTCGAGAGCCGGCAACAGCACTTTGCCCACGTATTTGGGCCGGTGCCGCTGGCAGCCGTGCAGCGGGTGTGGCCGTTCGGGGCCGATGCGGCGGGGGAGTTTCACTTGCCGCCGGAGCTAGGGTAA
- a CDS encoding ABC-F family ATP-binding cassette domain-containing protein, giving the protein MNLLSAENLSKNYADRWLFRDLNFGLQQGQRVALVGINGSGKTTLLRILAGLEPPDTGEVSVRKDTRVAFLGQQPVFDEALTVEQTIFASQNDTLAAIRDYEHVVNDPAHSPADLQRVMERMDAYNAWDYEAQVKQILGRLGILGDLLTRPVSQLSGGQRKRVALARVLIEEPDVLILDEPTNHLDLATIEWLENRLASPTLTLLMVTHDRYFLDRVANEIVELDQGRVHRYQGNYSYFVEKKAEREEQETAEVEKARNLLRKELEWMRRQPQARGTKQKARIDAFYETQEKARTKLKGPELELSVKTTRQGGKIIEVQHLHKQFGDKVVLQDFSYVFKKKDRIGLIGPNGAGKSTLLNMLTGQLPPDRGLVDAGQTTVFGYYTQQELEFDPQQRVIDIVKEVAEVVEMADGSTVTASQFLQHFQFPPAQQYTLVSKLSGGEKRRLQLLRVLIKNPNFLILDEPTNDLDIITLNILEDFLLNFQGCLIIVSHDRYFMDALVEQVFVLEPGGKVRPFPGNYTDYREWQREQEREKEAEASRPAKTAVSAAAVTAAPAAPAAKRRATFAEKKEYEALEKEIEQLEARKQQLIEQLNSGTGTHQELATWAADLKRTDQDLDEKGMRWLELAELV; this is encoded by the coding sequence ATGAATTTGCTTTCTGCCGAGAATCTCTCGAAAAATTACGCCGACCGGTGGCTGTTCCGGGACCTGAACTTTGGCCTGCAACAGGGGCAGCGCGTGGCCCTGGTGGGCATCAACGGCTCGGGCAAAACCACGCTGCTGCGCATCCTGGCCGGCCTGGAGCCACCCGATACGGGCGAAGTAAGCGTGCGGAAAGACACGCGGGTGGCCTTCCTGGGTCAGCAGCCAGTGTTTGACGAGGCCCTGACCGTGGAGCAGACCATCTTCGCCAGCCAGAACGACACGCTGGCCGCCATCCGCGACTACGAGCACGTGGTGAATGACCCCGCTCACTCGCCGGCCGACTTGCAGCGGGTGATGGAGCGCATGGACGCCTACAACGCCTGGGACTACGAGGCGCAGGTGAAGCAGATTCTGGGCCGCCTGGGCATTCTGGGCGACCTGCTGACGCGGCCCGTCAGCCAGCTCAGTGGGGGGCAGCGCAAGCGCGTGGCCCTGGCCCGCGTGCTCATCGAGGAGCCCGACGTGCTCATCCTGGACGAGCCCACCAACCACCTGGATCTGGCTACCATCGAGTGGCTGGAAAACCGCCTGGCTTCCCCCACCCTCACCCTGCTCATGGTGACCCACGACCGGTACTTCCTGGACCGCGTGGCCAACGAAATTGTGGAGCTGGACCAGGGCCGCGTGCACCGCTACCAGGGCAACTACTCCTATTTTGTGGAGAAGAAAGCCGAGCGGGAAGAGCAGGAAACCGCCGAGGTAGAGAAGGCCCGCAACTTGCTGCGCAAGGAGCTGGAGTGGATGCGCCGCCAGCCCCAGGCCCGCGGCACCAAGCAGAAGGCCCGCATCGACGCCTTTTACGAAACCCAGGAGAAGGCCCGCACCAAGCTGAAGGGTCCCGAGCTGGAGCTGTCGGTGAAAACCACCCGCCAGGGTGGCAAAATCATCGAGGTGCAGCACTTGCACAAGCAGTTCGGCGACAAGGTAGTGCTCCAGGACTTCAGCTACGTGTTCAAAAAAAAGGACCGTATCGGCCTGATTGGGCCGAACGGGGCCGGCAAGTCCACGCTGCTCAACATGCTCACGGGCCAGCTGCCGCCTGACCGTGGCCTGGTGGACGCGGGCCAGACCACCGTGTTCGGCTACTACACCCAGCAGGAGCTGGAGTTCGACCCCCAGCAGCGCGTTATTGATATTGTGAAGGAAGTGGCCGAAGTGGTGGAAATGGCCGACGGCAGCACGGTTACGGCTTCGCAGTTTTTGCAGCACTTCCAGTTTCCGCCGGCCCAGCAGTACACCTTGGTGAGCAAGCTGAGCGGGGGCGAGAAACGGCGGCTGCAACTGCTGCGCGTGCTCATCAAGAACCCGAACTTCCTGATTCTGGACGAGCCCACCAACGACCTCGACATCATCACCCTGAACATCCTGGAAGATTTCCTGCTCAACTTCCAGGGCTGCCTGATTATCGTATCGCACGACCGGTACTTCATGGACGCGCTGGTGGAGCAGGTGTTTGTGCTGGAGCCTGGCGGCAAGGTGCGCCCGTTCCCCGGCAACTACACCGACTACCGCGAGTGGCAGCGGGAGCAGGAGCGCGAGAAAGAAGCCGAAGCCAGCCGCCCCGCCAAAACCGCAGTTTCAGCCGCCGCAGTTACCGCGGCCCCAGCGGCTCCCGCTGCCAAGCGCCGCGCCACGTTTGCCGAGAAAAAAGAGTACGAAGCCCTGGAAAAGGAAATTGAGCAGCTGGAAGCCCGCAAGCAGCAGCTGATTGAGCAGCTCAACTCCGGCACCGGCACCCACCAGGAGCTGGCCACCTGGGCCGCCGACCTCAAGCGCACCGACCAGGACCTTGACGAGAAAGGCATGCGCTGGTTGGAGCTGGCCGAGCTGGTATAA
- a CDS encoding RICIN domain-containing protein, whose amino-acid sequence MKQLDSAPQTRSANLGLLPSRNGRGWLALLLLFLLLSNVCQLRAQTTYGDRMGIGLSHLGDVQLDLVDVAKTAGVYQRRDGSGPAPVDQHGWPTTDFKTIFFDFRPFGVWWQGGTCPQCPDDNVQINLGGTYKLSFKGQMASLRNNGQPGAYRVTNLRYDSITTTTTADVEFGWWAGMLSMEFIGTQGGVRDLKLIRPGYHNRPNDLFTQEFINAVKPYGAIRFMDWTGTNNNEATFPHTIEWKDRPRITDARTPHAPWEYAVELANRTGADLWINIPVSASDDYVRQLASLLKKTLTNPQVRIYLENSNEVWNNEFSQYHYTRAAAVAEVRAELAGGPTTPLNDATTQCDPNDTTFLWVGRHHLRRTKQLGDIFVEAFSPGSRTAFGTQIRPVFAWGVGVWVPYYSCMLEWFEHTYGAGSARTYLYGVGGTHYINDSGIPDGASVAQIHQRMLVNSDADRGSRRSPATNWLSGSGPIGMREIADLYGLHCLAYEAGADNKSGYEATNTPNQIRANRDAGIKDVILHGLRTNWFDEPDIRGELAMYFVLASRYTRWGSFGLTDDVRNLHTPKLKALYELLGLAEDVTAPEAPPQVEATATAQGTRVRWRPALDNVATVAYRVYDSTSCVATILPGEPLEYTFPNRYVPNANLRVTALDAFTNESKADTVRAAPLRQPDSVAAPLAGLRYQYYEGTSWSQLPDFAALAVRKSGLAAGFDLAPRLRNDDFAFRYQGYVEVPQDGEYTFYAGSDDGSKLYIGTQEVVANDGLHAYWEQSGTIGLKAGKHAVTVVFFERGGYETLHVSYEGPGVPKQLIPAAALWRDSTRTDSSAVFHGHFLLAAQHSGSVLDVWDYSRAEGGLVRQYTRHGDVNQQFAIESVGGGYCKVLSRHSGLALTVQDSTCANEVLIVQQAYRRQDNQQWQITPIGDVYYTITAKCSGKALTVADGSAANVAYVLLQEVVGTGLGNQHWRFEAVESSAVASRGSVSTHEDKASTAAAARGASARREFLYPNPAAAEVTVQHRAATAGRLHIEIHDALGRTVYQTTATVVAGDNALTLRLPEAVRNGYHTVSVSDHVARRKYRLLIAR is encoded by the coding sequence ATGAAACAACTCGACTCAGCACCTCAAACCCGCTCCGCCAATCTTGGCTTGCTACCCTCCCGGAACGGGCGGGGCTGGCTGGCGCTTCTGCTGTTGTTTCTACTCCTGAGCAATGTGTGCCAGCTGCGGGCCCAGACCACGTACGGCGACCGTATGGGCATTGGCTTATCGCACCTGGGTGATGTGCAGCTGGACCTGGTGGACGTGGCAAAAACCGCGGGCGTGTACCAGCGGCGGGACGGTAGCGGCCCAGCGCCGGTTGACCAGCACGGGTGGCCCACTACCGATTTCAAAACCATCTTCTTCGATTTTCGCCCGTTTGGGGTGTGGTGGCAGGGCGGCACCTGCCCGCAGTGCCCCGACGATAATGTTCAGATAAACCTGGGCGGTACCTACAAGCTGTCTTTCAAGGGCCAGATGGCCAGCCTGCGCAACAACGGCCAGCCCGGTGCTTACCGTGTCACCAACCTGCGCTACGACTCCATCACCACGACCACCACCGCCGACGTGGAGTTCGGCTGGTGGGCCGGGATGCTGTCGATGGAGTTTATCGGGACGCAAGGCGGCGTGCGTGACCTGAAGCTGATTCGGCCGGGCTACCACAATCGGCCCAACGACCTGTTCACCCAGGAGTTTATCAACGCCGTGAAGCCCTACGGCGCCATCCGGTTTATGGACTGGACCGGCACCAACAACAACGAAGCTACCTTCCCGCACACCATCGAGTGGAAAGATCGGCCCCGCATTACGGATGCCCGCACGCCCCATGCGCCCTGGGAGTACGCCGTGGAGCTGGCCAACCGCACCGGCGCCGACCTCTGGATTAACATCCCCGTGTCGGCCTCCGACGACTACGTCCGGCAGCTGGCCTCCCTGCTGAAAAAGACGCTTACCAACCCGCAGGTGCGGATTTACCTCGAAAACAGCAACGAGGTCTGGAACAACGAGTTCAGCCAGTACCACTACACCAGGGCAGCGGCCGTGGCCGAGGTCAGGGCCGAGCTGGCCGGCGGCCCCACCACGCCCCTGAACGACGCTACCACCCAGTGCGACCCGAACGACACCACGTTTTTGTGGGTGGGCCGCCACCACCTGCGCCGCACCAAGCAGCTGGGCGACATATTCGTGGAAGCCTTCAGCCCCGGCAGCCGCACGGCTTTCGGTACCCAGATTCGGCCGGTGTTTGCCTGGGGCGTGGGCGTGTGGGTGCCTTATTACAGCTGCATGCTGGAGTGGTTTGAGCACACCTACGGCGCGGGCAGTGCCCGCACCTACCTCTACGGCGTGGGCGGCACGCACTATATAAACGACTCGGGCATACCGGACGGCGCCAGCGTGGCGCAGATTCATCAGCGGATGCTGGTGAACAGCGACGCTGACCGCGGCAGCCGCCGGAGCCCGGCCACCAACTGGCTTAGCGGCAGCGGCCCCATTGGCATGCGCGAAATAGCCGACCTGTACGGCCTGCACTGCCTGGCCTACGAAGCCGGCGCCGACAATAAATCGGGTTACGAGGCCACCAACACGCCCAATCAGATTCGGGCCAACCGGGACGCTGGCATCAAGGACGTCATTCTGCACGGGTTGCGTACCAACTGGTTTGACGAGCCCGATATCCGTGGCGAGCTGGCCATGTACTTTGTGCTGGCGAGCCGGTACACCCGCTGGGGCAGCTTTGGGCTCACCGACGATGTGCGCAACCTGCACACGCCCAAGCTCAAGGCCCTGTACGAGCTGCTGGGCCTCGCCGAAGATGTAACGGCCCCGGAGGCGCCCCCGCAGGTGGAGGCCACGGCTACGGCCCAGGGTACGCGCGTGCGGTGGCGCCCCGCCCTCGACAATGTGGCCACGGTAGCGTACCGGGTGTACGACAGCACAAGCTGCGTGGCCACCATCTTGCCGGGCGAGCCACTGGAGTACACCTTCCCGAACCGCTACGTGCCCAACGCCAACCTGCGCGTGACGGCCCTCGACGCCTTCACCAACGAATCCAAGGCCGATACCGTCAGGGCCGCTCCGCTGCGCCAGCCCGACAGCGTGGCCGCCCCGCTGGCCGGATTGCGCTACCAGTACTACGAAGGCACCTCCTGGAGCCAGCTCCCCGATTTTGCGGCTCTGGCAGTCCGGAAGTCGGGGCTGGCGGCGGGGTTCGACTTGGCGCCGCGCCTGCGCAACGACGACTTTGCTTTCCGGTATCAGGGCTACGTAGAGGTGCCCCAGGACGGGGAGTACACCTTTTACGCGGGCTCCGACGACGGCAGCAAGCTCTACATCGGCACCCAGGAGGTGGTAGCCAACGACGGCCTGCACGCCTACTGGGAGCAGTCCGGCACCATTGGCCTGAAGGCCGGCAAGCACGCCGTAACGGTGGTGTTCTTTGAGCGCGGCGGCTACGAAACGCTGCACGTGAGCTACGAAGGGCCCGGCGTGCCGAAGCAGCTCATCCCGGCCGCGGCCCTGTGGCGCGACAGCACCCGCACCGACAGCAGCGCCGTGTTTCACGGCCACTTTCTGCTGGCCGCCCAGCACAGCGGCAGCGTACTCGACGTGTGGGACTATTCCCGCGCCGAGGGCGGGCTTGTTCGCCAGTATACCCGGCACGGCGACGTCAACCAGCAGTTTGCCATTGAGTCGGTGGGCGGTGGCTACTGCAAGGTGCTGAGCCGGCACAGCGGCCTGGCCCTGACCGTGCAGGACTCCACCTGCGCGAATGAGGTCTTGATTGTACAGCAGGCCTACCGCCGCCAGGACAACCAGCAGTGGCAGATTACGCCCATCGGGGACGTATACTATACAATCACTGCTAAATGCAGCGGCAAGGCTCTGACCGTGGCTGACGGCTCGGCGGCCAACGTCGCGTACGTGCTACTGCAAGAGGTGGTAGGAACCGGCCTCGGCAATCAGCACTGGCGGTTTGAGGCGGTGGAGAGCAGCGCCGTGGCTAGCCGGGGCAGTGTTTCGACGCATGAAGATAAAGCCAGCACCGCTGCCGCCGCGCGGGGGGCTTCTGCTCGGCGGGAGTTTCTGTATCCCAACCCGGCCGCGGCCGAGGTAACCGTGCAGCACCGCGCCGCTACGGCCGGGCGCCTGCACATCGAAATACACGATGCCCTGGGGCGCACCGTGTACCAGACCACGGCCACCGTCGTGGCCGGCGACAACGCCCTAACTCTGCGCCTACCGGAAGCAGTGCGCAATGGCTACCACACAGTCAGCGTGTCGGACCACGTTGCCCGGCGCAAGTACCGGCTGCTCATTGCGCGCTAA
- the murI gene encoding glutamate racemase, whose product MSSTDLAARPIGIFDSGIGGLTVARAVNQVLPHERLVYFGDTAHLPYGDKSTAAIQAYAVKICDLLLKQQCKVILIACNSASAAAYELVREYVGSKARVLNVIDPIVAHVGQQYAGRTVGLIGTKQTVNSNVYRKKIDDLDAQVELRSLATPLLAPMIEEGFFDNSIAENVIETYLTNPALDGIEALVLACTHYPLIKSQIADFYQERVAVLDASDVVARHVQQYLDHHGLAARPGSAAPAHHFYVSDFTRSFEESTRIFFGQEVHLEHYPLWE is encoded by the coding sequence ATGAGTTCTACTGATTTGGCTGCCCGGCCCATCGGGATATTCGATAGCGGAATTGGCGGGCTGACCGTGGCCCGGGCCGTGAACCAAGTGCTGCCCCACGAGCGGCTGGTGTACTTCGGCGACACGGCCCACCTGCCCTACGGCGACAAAAGCACGGCCGCCATCCAGGCCTACGCCGTCAAAATCTGCGACCTGCTGCTCAAGCAGCAGTGCAAAGTGATTCTGATTGCCTGCAACTCAGCTTCGGCGGCAGCCTACGAGCTGGTGCGCGAGTACGTGGGCTCTAAGGCGCGGGTGCTCAACGTTATCGACCCCATTGTGGCCCACGTGGGGCAGCAGTACGCCGGCCGCACCGTGGGGCTCATCGGGACCAAGCAGACGGTGAACAGCAACGTCTACCGCAAGAAAATCGACGACCTCGATGCGCAGGTGGAGCTTCGGTCGTTGGCTACGCCCCTACTGGCGCCCATGATTGAGGAAGGCTTTTTCGACAACTCCATTGCCGAAAACGTCATCGAAACCTACCTCACCAATCCGGCTCTGGATGGCATTGAAGCCCTGGTGCTGGCCTGCACGCACTATCCGCTTATCAAAAGCCAGATTGCGGATTTCTACCAGGAGCGGGTGGCCGTGCTGGACGCCTCCGATGTGGTGGCCCGCCACGTGCAGCAGTACCTGGACCACCACGGCTTGGCCGCCCGCCCCGGCTCGGCAGCGCCGGCACACCACTTCTACGTCTCCGACTTCACCCGCTCGTTCGAGGAAAGCACCCGCATTTTCTTCGGGCAGGAAGTGCACCTGGAGCATTACCCGCTGTGGGAGTAA